A stretch of the Helicoverpa armigera isolate CAAS_96S chromosome 5, ASM3070526v1, whole genome shotgun sequence genome encodes the following:
- the LOC126055061 gene encoding LOW QUALITY PROTEIN: protein maternal effect lethal 26 (The sequence of the model RefSeq protein was modified relative to this genomic sequence to represent the inferred CDS: substituted 1 base at 1 genomic stop codon), with the protein MYEPRVGDEGVKKPDITATDVVYGHRACQTREVKWLCLDNIYQKFYRPNFYDIGGTYMQDVADYWFSYKTEQVGNTFLLHLFICNHGVSSFSVALSCGNKFKVDKKSSTVYLQQYLTEFQFKQLSELSHTYLTTXSFSDLDIECLKNRKLFIAVSFPFTDAEGVSLEVIDNIKLNHDCSALFTDPIGSDFVIESADGAKFNIHKVILAAHSEVFKAMLKGETAESQNSYVKLIDVSGEDLRYMLEYIYTGTVKDIENTNFASLLMLADRYNLKGLWELSEFALSEHLTLDNAIDILIVADMYDSDFLKAEALKYIKENKEVLRSSSFDEINNPELLKQLCTYMTE; encoded by the exons ATGTATGAACCACGTGTAGGAGATGAAGGAGTTAAAAAACCCGATATCACG GCTACAGACGTGGTGTACGGGCACCGAGCTTGCCAGACTCGTGAAGTGAAATGGCTGTGTCTGGACAACATTTACCAGAAGTTTTACCGCCCTAACTTCTACGACATCGGCGGAACGTACATGCAGGATGTAGCGGACTACTGGTTCTCGTACAAGACGGAGCAAGTGGGTAACACATTCCTCCTGCATTTATTTATCTGTAACCATGGCGTGAGCTCGTTCAGCGTCGCCTTGAGTTGCGGCAACAAGTTCAAAGTCGATAAGAAGTCAAGCACAGTGTACCTGCAGCAATACCTCACAGAATTCCAGTTCAAACAGCTCAGCGAACTGTCTCATACTTACCTCACTACGTAAAGCTTCTCAGATTTAGACATAGAATGTTTGAAAAACAGGAAATTATTTATAGCTGTCTCATTCCCCTTCACTGATGCAGAAGGGGTAAGCTTAGAAGTCATTGACAACATTAAACTAAACCATGACTGCAGTGCTCTCTTTACTGACCCTATTGGCTCAGATTTTGTGATAGAATCGGCTGATGGCGCCAAGTTTAATATCCACAAAGTCATACTTGCTGCTCACAGTGAAGTTTTTAAAGCTATGCTCAAAGGAGAAACAGCTGAGAGCCAAAACAGCTATGTCAAACTGATTGACGTGAGTGGAGAAGACTTACGATATATGCTGGAATATATCTACACTGGAACAGTAAAAGACATAGAAAATACTAACTTTGCTAGTTTACTTATGCTGGCAGATAGGTATAACCTGAAAGGTCTGTGGGAGCTCTCAGAGTTTGCTCTATCTGAACACCTAACTTTAGATAATGCAATAGACATACTTATTGTGGCTGATATGTATGACTCTGATTTCCTTAAAGCTGAGGCTCTGAAGTATATCAAAGAGAACAAGGAGGTTCTACGCAGTAGCTCCTTTGATGAGATAAATAATCCTGAATTGCTCAAGCAACTGTGCACTTACATGACTGAATAG